In the Pirellulales bacterium genome, CGCAATTGCCCGGTGAAGCGCATCTTGCGCGACGATCTGATCGTCGAGCTGGCGCGGCGCCGCTCGGTAGATCCCAAACAGATTCGCGCCATTCGCGGCATGGAACGAGGCGACCTGGCCCGATCGCTTCCCGATCTTTCGGCTGCGATCGATCGCGCCTTGAAGAAGCCCGACGACGAATGTCCGCGCGTCGTACGGACGGACAACAATTCTCAGTTGAATCTGCTGGGGCAGTTTCTTTCGTCGGCGCTCGGCAGCATCTGCCGGGCCGCGGAGGTCGCGCCGAGCATCGTCGGCACCGCTTCGGACGTACGCGAGTTAATCGCGTTCCGCCTGTCCGGCGGTAAAGGGGACGCGCCGCTATTAGCACAAGGGTGGCGCGCCGAGGTTGTGGGGCAAGTGCTGGAAGACTTACTGCGCGGAAAACTATCGATCCGCATCGTCGATCCCCGGTCCGACCAGCCATTGGCCTTCGAGCCGTCGCGCAGCGAGTAATTGCGCTCTGCGCGAATGCGCTGCAGCAGAGGGACGGAACGCGCGACGGTTCTATTTCCCAGTGCCGAAGAAGGATTTGCCGTCGCCCAAGGCGTTGAAGACCCCGGTCGTTGCGACGGGGGCCGGCTGATCCAGCACAACGCTGGGGGCCGGGGGCGGAACCGGTGCCGGCGGCGGAGCGGGCGCGGCCGCTGGCTTGGCGATTATATTCGGCGGCGGAACGATCACGGCCGGCGCGTTGGCCGAAGGCCTGTCGTCCGGTTTGCTGGCGAGCTGGTCAACAGGTTCGTCGTATACCGCTTCCGAGGTCACGGGGATTGCCGACTTGGCGCTGGCGGCGACGCTCTCTTCGCGGAACTTCAGCAGTCCGCGCTCGTTGGTGCCGCGCGCTTCGCCATAGATCGAGCCGCGCTGATAGGGCCCGGCACCAAAGAACCAGGTGTTTTTTGCGTCGGCAATCACGGGGAACGTGCCGGACTGCCAGATCGGTTTGCCCGTCTGCTGGTTGTAGGCGAACAGCGCGATCTTGGCGATGCCCGCCTGGTTCGTCGTTTTGGCGAAGGGGATTTCCGGAATCGCTGACGGCACGCCGGGCGTCCCCAGGTTCGGTAGCGTCGTGGCGGGCACACCGATCATCACGCTACTGCTGTTGGTCCCCAGCACGCCGGCCCGGGCTTCGACGATGTACTTGGCCGAGGCGCGATCCGGTTTCAGTTGTACGCCATTCGAGAGTAGGGCCTGACGTAGCGTGCCAATTAGATAGTTCTGGTCCGCATAGCCCACGAGCCGATCGGTATCGAGAAAGACTTCTTTGCCGGCCAGCGGTTGCAGATTGATTTCGTTGATCGCCTTGTCGATGGCCGAGGACATCAACATCATTTCGGTGGCGGTCCGCGCCGAATCCGAGCTGCGCGTCGCACCACAACCTACGAGTAACGTTAAGAGCAACGTTCCGATCATGGTCCGCGACAGGGCACGTGCGCAGCGCGGCTGCGACCGAACCCAGCGTGGGTTCAGGCGTACCTTGCGCGGCGCAGAGTATCGCGCCAGTCGTTGCGGACGTTCTTCGAGCATCACGGCCTCGGGTGACTCGGCACCGATCAAAACGGACCGATCGGTTCCCTGAAGGGGCCGCGGAGTATAGCGAAACGGCCGAGCGCGCTAAACCGTGATTTGGTCCGCGATGCGAACCTGGGCAGAATCGCCCGACGTGGCTGATTCGCGAGATTGCAGAATGCGGGCGGGCGCGGCAAGCGATCGCCGGCCCGAATTCTCGTGGAAGCTCAACGACTCGCTGAAACTCGTTGTCGCAAAGAGGTCGCTGCCAGCAGTCGCTAGCAGCGGCATCAGGAAATTATTCCGCGTCGCCGGCCGGGGCGTCATAGAAGTGGGTGGTCTCTTCTTCCGTCAGCTTGGTATCGAGCGACGGGCAGTTGAGTTCGGCACGGAACCGATGGGTGCCCGGCGTCTCGGCCTTGGCTTTGATCTTGTAGACCACCTCGCGCCCCATCTCGAGCGATCCGATCGTCTTCAAGACCACGATGCCTGGCTTGAGTTCGTGCGGGCCACCTTCAACCGAAATCGGCTCGATGCCGTTCGAGAAGTAAGCAGTCACGTCGATTGATTCGGCACTCTTCGAGCCGCGATTGCGAATGTGTACTTCGTACGTCATGTCCGTGCCCACGGCGACCGGGCCGCTCGGATCGACGACTTCCAGCGTCAGGTCAGCGACCGACTCGACGTGTGTCTTGGCCACGGCCGACTGCTGCACGTCGCGATCCGCGACGCATTGCACTTCGACCTGGTTCGAACCGGGCGATTTCAACGTGCATTTCATCGACAGTGTCACCTCGCCATCAGCCTCGAGCGAACCGACGGTCCAGTTGACGGTCTTCGACTCTTCGCTGTGGTGGCCGGACGAACTGCTCGACAGGTACTCGGCTCCTAGCGGCAGCCGGCAACTGATCTTAAGGTTTTGTGCCGGGGCGTTGCCTGTGTTCTTGACGAGGATGTCAAACGTGGCGGGTGTGCCAGAGTACTGCATCTTCGGTCCCTTGGCCGTGACGGTGAGAGCCGCGCGGCGGACCGTGACTTCCTCTTCGAGGATTACCGAAATGTCGCCGGCAGCCTTGGCCTCGGCATGGATCGAAACCTGGCCGGCCTGGCGAGCGATCAATTCGATTTCGATCGTCTTGCTTTCGCCGGCGCGGAGCACGCCCAGCGGGTGGCTGGCCGGAGGCCCATCGCCCGGATTGAGCGGCATCAGAGTGATGACGACGTTCTCGGCGTCACCGGTGCCGGGATTCGACAGGTGCAACTTGTAGGTCGAACGTTCGCCGAAGGCGACTTCCTTCGCACCGTCGATATTCAACGCCAATTTCGGTTCTTGCACTTCGACCGTGGTCTGGCTGGCGACCGGGGCCTGTGTCCAGCGCACCGAGAGATCAAACGGCTGGCTCTTGCGCGGCACGATGTCGAGCGACAGTTCTTCCTTGCCTTGTGCGGCGAGCGTGTTCAGCTTCCAGCACAGTCCGTCGTGGCCGGGGGCAGGCTCAGTCGAGCCGGTGGTTCCCTTGGCTTCGACGACTTCGGCAAACTCGGGAACGGCGATCGTGACGACGACTTCGCGAGCGGCCACGGCGCCGGTGTTCTTCAGCACGAGCTTGTACGTCGATTGCTTGCCGATGGAAATCTTGCGCGGTCCGATTGTTTCGACACTGATGCTGGGGCTGGCGCCGCGCACCGTGGTGTCGACGGCGGCCGGCTCGGCCGCGGGGGGCGCTATCGCGGCATCATCCAGGGCCGGATTCACAGCGCGGGCGACGCGCGGAACGGCGTTTCCAACGGGGGCATCAGTTTCGGCGTTGGGTTGTGGTTGTGGTTGCGGACGACGTGCCGCCTGACCCAACGGCGGTGCATGAGCGGTGGCCGAATCATCGACGACGCGGCGCTTGCTAGCGGCTTGTCCCGCGGGGACGTTGCGCTGTGTGTTTTGCTGACCGTTGGAACGGGCAACCGGTGCGACACCATCGTCTTCGTAGGATTCGTAAGTTTCGGTGGGGCGCGCGACACGGCGTTGTTGCTGCTGCGCATTGCGCTGCTGCGGCCGGCCATTTTGCGGGCGATTGCTCGATCGATTGTTACCGACCAGCGACCGGCCGAACTGCTCGACGCGTTGCGGAATGCTCATCCCCTGGTCGTCGTCGTTTTCGTTCTGGGCATGCGCCTGTGCCAGCGGCAGCGCCCCGGCGACGAACAGAATGGCCAATACGCGGAGTTTGGAAAGCATGATATCTTCCTGCATTTGCGCCAGCTTTAGGCAGTTCGTCGAATTTATCGTCCGGGCGAACCGGGCGAGTTTAATCGGATTGTCGCAACGCTCTGAATACACCGGTTGATAGCGGCGCGCGCCAGCAGATTAAAGTGCGGCCTGAGGTCGCGGTGCCAGCGAACTGTCACCGTGCGCCCGACATGGTGTGCACGAGAAGCGGCGTCATGGTGCGTTGCGCACATTAATCCCTCTCCCCCGCGGGGGAGAGGGTTTTTTTTAAGGACTCTGATTAGTGAAGCGGCGGTTTCGCGCTGACTTGGTTGTCACTCACGTGTCCCACGGCTTCGCGGAAGGAGCGGGTGGCCACCATTACGAAGCTGCCCACGACGAAGCCCAGGAATCCGCCGAGAATCCCGGAAGAAACGCCCCCCAGAATGATTCCGGGCAGATTCGCCGGTAGCAGCAGCACAAGCGCCGCGGTGCCCAGCAGTAAACCGGTCATGGCACACAGCGAGATGACCAGCAGTAATCGGCGTCCGAAGCCGCGCGTGTCGCGCAACTGCGTGGCCGGCGCGCAGCAGGCCGACGCATCGAGCGCGGGAACGTCGGACAGATGCGTGATCGGGCGCTGCCTGCGCATGCCCGACGGGGAATGATGCGTTCCGAAAGCATTCGCCGCTACGTGCGCCGCGGCCATGATCAGAAACCAAAGGATGGCCGTGCCCCACACGGCGCCGAAGCGCAGAAACACGAGAGCCAGCAGCGCGCACACCGTCATGCCGATGAATAACGAACGTGTGCTGAACTGCAGCGCTTTGCGAATCGCGCGATCTTCGGGGGAAATATCACTCATGGGCGCTATCGCCGAAAGAAGGTCTCCATGACAAATCGTAACACACGGCGCGGCAAGTTGCAGCATGCGTTGTGCCATGCGAATCCGTGCCACCAGTAACCAGGCGCGTGCGCGTGTGAACGCCGCGGTGGATCATGGGGGCGAAGTTGCTGGCAGCGCGACGGGCTGTTGTGTGGCTGCGCACATGCCTGTTCGCTGATGCATTAACACGAGCGCGGTGCATGATCTTTTTTCGCGCGGAAGAATTGCCTTTACATTCGCGCGGCATTTGGTTACTTTCGGCTTCCGAGTGGGGACCAAGGAAGGGTGACGCAATCTCAGATCGGGAGACCCCCAGGTCATGAAGACCGAGCTGCGAGAGGCGATGACCTCCGGCGTGTATGTCGAATTTCGCGATGCCCAGGGAAACACCGTTGGGCAGGCCCTGTATACGGATTGGCGGGGTCGTCCCGTGCCGGCCGTGGGCGATCTGATCGCTTGCCACGCGCAAGTCTCCGGGGCGCGACTGGCGGGCAAATTATCAGGCCGCGTTATCTCCCGGCAATTCGAACTGCAGAGCGAACTAGATGGTTCGCCCTGCGTGTGGGCACAGTTGATTGTCGAGATCACCAACGGCAATGCTCGATCGCGGCGGGGAGTGACGTTCTCGCTGAATTGATTGTGGGGCCGGTTGGGACACGACAGTTCCGACAGATCCATTGATCGACGGTGGTGATACGCGATCGATGTTCCGCGCGGGCCCGGCTGACAATCTCATTGCATTCGAATCGCCGGCAGGCCCGCAGGGGCAATTTCGACCTGGATGCTCCTCGCTAGCATTCTCGTGCGATTTTGTTTTCTCGGCGCCCTTCCAGCATGCGCGCTTGATTTGCCGATACTCGCAATGCGCGCGACACGATGACACCGGAAATCCACGCCGGTGTCCGGCGGCCGGGGAACAGGGCGTCCGGCATTTCAGTACGACCTACGGCCGTCGACGATCATTTGCCTTACGCGGCGATAGCACCGCGGGACAACTGTGGTTTCCGCATTTGCGTCGTTGGGGTATAGTCCCGCCCGCGCGGCTTGATGTTCGGCCGACAGTAAAGCTCGTAACGATACGTGCCAGCAGTCGGAATGCAGGCCTAATAGGCGTGGCCAGTTTGATACCAGCAATAGACGGGGACACAAGGGGCGAACAGCGTGGGGCCGTGATCGATAACGATCCGGTTCGTGCGCTGCTGCGCACCGCGGAACTGGCGGCGTCGCTGCCGGCGACCGATCACGAGTTCACTGTGATCATCCCCGCCTATAACGAAGAACGGCGCTTGCCCAATTCGCTAGCCGAGTTGGGCGCGTTCCTTGATTCTACGCGGCTCGATTACCGTGTCGTCGTGGCCGACGATGGCAGCACCGATCGCACGCCGGAGCTCGCGAGCCAGTTCGGTCGACGCTTTTCAACCGTCAGCTTGCCGCAAAATGGTGGCAAGGGATGCGCGATCCGCACAGCGATGCTGGCCGCCACGGGGCAGGTCGTGGCATTCACCGACGCCGATCTGCCGTTCCACCTGACCGCGCTTGTGCAAGGCTATGAGCTGATCGAGGAACGAGCCTGCGAGATCGTCTTCGGCAGCCGCCATTTGGCGCAATCGTCGCACGTCGCCCAGCGAAACCTCACGCGCCGCATTGCCTCACGCGCGTTTCACGGCGTGGTGAAGTGTCTGGTCTCGACTGACGTAACGGACACGCAATGCGGCCTGAAGCTGTTCAGCCGTCGTGCGGCGGTCGAGATCTTCTCGCGAACCACGGTCGATGGCTTCGCCTTCGATACCGAGGTGGTGCTGCTCGCAAGGCGTTTGGGCCTCGCGCATCGTTGCCTGCCGGTGTCGCTGGTCAATGAAATGGCCTCGACGGTTTCTCTAGCCCGGCACGCCTTGCCGATGTTGCTGGACGTGATCCGGATGCGTGCACACGTCGCCCAGATGCGGCTGCCCCCGCCGCTACCGGCCGACTGGGGACGCCTGGTGCAGGCGCCGCAGCGTCGCGCTGCGTAAGTCCACACAACTGCGGCAGTGGGCCCCTTCGTAGCTGGCACTTCCTTCGCGCCCCAGTGGCAGGCCTTTTTGTAGCTGGTCTCTGTGAGGCCGGAAATTTGCATCGCTGCTTCCGGGTTCACAGAACCCGGCTACAGGATTTGGCATGGGCAAAACCTGGCAAATCGTTTATATCCAGCCCGTTTCATGGCCGACGGGGCCGTGCCACAAGTTCTTCGTCGACCTCTAGAAGCAATTCCTCTGAGGCCGAATGTTCGGGGAAGAAGTTGTGCTTACGATTGTTCTACATGCCGATGATTTCGGCCTGAATCAGGCTGTGACGGACGGAATCCTGCGCGGGTTCACCCACGGTCTATTGACCAGCACGTCGCTGTTGGCCAATGCGCCGTATGCTGCGCGCGGAATACGCGCGTGGAAGCAATTTGCCGGCAGCACTGCCGAGCGGGCCGCTCGCGGTAATCCTTTACGGCGCGAGCTCGACGAAGCCGGCGGCCCTTTCGACTTTGGTATACACCTGAACCTCACGCAGGGGCGACCGCTGACCGGGCGGCGCTATCCCAGCGAATTGCTCGATGGCGAAGGACTGTTTCCCGGCGTATTCGCGTTGTTTGCGCGCCTCGCGCGACATGGAGCGAACAAGTTCGCGCCGCAAATCCGCGACGAGCTCGCCGCGCAAGTCGCCTGCGCCGCCGACCACGGCGTGTCCCTTACGCATCTGAACGGCCATCAATACATCGAAATTTTGCCGGCTGTGGCGCCGCTCTTGCCTGACCTGCTCGCGAAGTTCGCCATCCCCGCGGTCCGCGTCAGCGTCGAGCCGGCGCTGGCACGTAATACGCTGGGACACGGCTTTCGCTTGAGTGCCTGGCTGTTGGCGGTCGTCAAGCGACACTACGCACGACGGGCCGAAACGATGCTACGTCGTGCCACCGCGACGCCGGCGGCGTTCTTCGGCACCGCGCACGCGGGGCGCGTCGATATTCGCACGATCGATCTGTTTCTCGGCGCGGCGGGCCAGAATCGCGTCGTGGAAATCGGCCTGCACCCCGGACTCGAAGACGAGCGCATTCGCCCCTCGGAAATTTGCGAAGGGTGGCACGATCCGCTCGCCTCGCATCGGCCACGCGAGTTGGCCTTGCTCGAATCCCCCTTGCTGGCCGAACGGCTCCGCTCGCGTGGCGTTCGGTTGGGCCGACTTAGCGATTTACAACCCACGATCCTGTCTTACGCCGCCTGAGGAATGAAAACCTCGCGCGGCAGTCTTGAGGACTGTTGCAATGCTCGCAAGTGTGAAGGCAGCCGGCGCCGCATTCGTCAAACACACGGAAGTTCTTCCCGTGCGGGGTGGCCGGCCGACCTGGCTGTTTCGTTGTGCGGTGTCGTTGTGGATTGTCTTCGCCGTGATCTGCGGCGTTAAGGCCGTGGTCTCGCCGGTTAAGCACAACAGCTTCGACGTCTTCCAACACGGTTCGTCGCTGTATCTGGCCGATTTGAATGTCTACAAGGGAACGCACCACGAATTTCGTTACGGACCGACGTTCGCGTTCTTTTTTTCGCCATTCACGCTGCTGCGTGCGTCGCTCGGTTCGCTCGTCTGGATGTCGTTCAGCCAGGCGGTATTTCTCTGGTCGCTGCGCGTGCTGGTGC is a window encoding:
- a CDS encoding DUF6655 family protein — translated: MIGAESPEAVMLEERPQRLARYSAPRKVRLNPRWVRSQPRCARALSRTMIGTLLLTLLVGCGATRSSDSARTATEMMLMSSAIDKAINEINLQPLAGKEVFLDTDRLVGYADQNYLIGTLRQALLSNGVQLKPDRASAKYIVEARAGVLGTNSSSVMIGVPATTLPNLGTPGVPSAIPEIPFAKTTNQAGIAKIALFAYNQQTGKPIWQSGTFPVIADAKNTWFFGAGPYQRGSIYGEARGTNERGLLKFREESVAASAKSAIPVTSEAVYDEPVDQLASKPDDRPSANAPAVIVPPPNIIAKPAAAPAPPPAPVPPPAPSVVLDQPAPVATTGVFNALGDGKSFFGTGK
- a CDS encoding glycosyltransferase, producing MIDNDPVRALLRTAELAASLPATDHEFTVIIPAYNEERRLPNSLAELGAFLDSTRLDYRVVVADDGSTDRTPELASQFGRRFSTVSLPQNGGKGCAIRTAMLAATGQVVAFTDADLPFHLTALVQGYELIEERACEIVFGSRHLAQSSHVAQRNLTRRIASRAFHGVVKCLVSTDVTDTQCGLKLFSRRAAVEIFSRTTVDGFAFDTEVVLLARRLGLAHRCLPVSLVNEMASTVSLARHALPMLLDVIRMRAHVAQMRLPPPLPADWGRLVQAPQRRAA
- a CDS encoding ChbG/HpnK family deacetylase codes for the protein MLTIVLHADDFGLNQAVTDGILRGFTHGLLTSTSLLANAPYAARGIRAWKQFAGSTAERAARGNPLRRELDEAGGPFDFGIHLNLTQGRPLTGRRYPSELLDGEGLFPGVFALFARLARHGANKFAPQIRDELAAQVACAADHGVSLTHLNGHQYIEILPAVAPLLPDLLAKFAIPAVRVSVEPALARNTLGHGFRLSAWLLAVVKRHYARRAETMLRRATATPAAFFGTAHAGRVDIRTIDLFLGAAGQNRVVEIGLHPGLEDERIRPSEICEGWHDPLASHRPRELALLESPLLAERLRSRGVRLGRLSDLQPTILSYAA